AATACAAACCCACGAACAACCGCCCTAAAACCCAAAAGGCAAACAGTAAAATAATGGCGACAATAATAGCGAAGGAAATCATGATAGTAGGAAAATTCCGCCAATAAATCTTTTCTAAATTAGGCTGTCGGCGTCGTTTTTGTTTGATAAAGAAGACCGCGAATGTGATTAAACCACTAATGACACCCAGGAGAATCGTCATGGAGGCGACCGAAACTGTTCCAGATAATGGAATTAAACGGTCACCACGAATAGCAAAAAAAGCATAGAAAATGATGGCGACGATGATTGAAGGAATTAAAAACAAACGCAAAGCCACGCGTTGTTCTTCTGGCTGTGTTTGATCAGCTTGTAGGATATAGGTTTTCCCACTAATTTCGAGTTGAATTTTATTTTTTTGGGCTATATCTAAGGGATATTCCGAATAGACATTTAGTTCTAATTCATGTTTAGGTTCCATGATAATACCTCCTACTAGTATACGCTTTCTAATTTGAGTATAACCTAGAAAGCCTTGGAGGGCAATTTGTAAATATTATTTGTGAAATGAATAATGGGGTTGCTTGTCGTGGGGAGGATGATGATTGGGGAGCTTTTACGGAGGCTTGAAACACTTTTTTTGGAATTAAATGCGGTGAATGATAGAATTAAAGTAGAATAATTTTAGGAGGAGCAAGAAAATGAAGGTATTATTTATAGGCGCTAATGGTAAAGTGGGACGTCAATTTGCTGATATCATGAAAGACCATCCAACAATTAATGAAAGAGCCATGATTCGCAATCCTGAACAACAAGCTTTTTTCGATGAGCGTGGGATTGAAACTGTGTTGTTGGATTTGAGTAAGGTCAGTGTTGACGATTTGGCCGCTGTTGCAGCTGGCATGGACGCAGTCATTTTCAGTGCCGGCGCTGGGGGTAAAGGCCTAGATAAAATTTTCACCGTCGACTTAGATGGCGCTGTCAAAGCAATGGAAGCTGCTGAAAAAGCTGGCGTGAAACGTTTTGTCATGGTAAGTACATTTAGAACAGGCCGCCAAGAAATGGATAAGCAAAATGATTTACGCTACTATACGATTGGCAAGCATTATGCCGACGAATGGTTGAAGACACGCACGGACTTGGATTGGACGATTGTTCACCCAGGTATCTTAACCGATGAAGCTGGCACGGGTCAGGTTAAGGTGGGGATGGGTAATGAAATTGCTGAAATTTCCCGCCAAGATGTTGCGCGCGTCCTAGTTGCTGTATTAGAGCATGATTCAACCATCGGGAAAGAATTTGAAGTCTTGGCCGGTGATGTCGCTGTGGATGAGGCCGTTCAATCGGTGTAGAGTTGCAGAAGGTTTCTGTAAATACGTTGCTAAATTTAAAACCCTAGGAATCTATTCGATTTGTACAGATTCCTAGGGTTTTTGGGTGTTTGGGTTCTTGGGTGTTAGGGGGAAGTAAGCGGGCCGGTCGTCACCTAATGATAGATTCATAATTTTAATTGGTGGCGAGGGGGGGTTTCCTGTATGACATTAAACTTGTTCATTGTCACTCAGTTGTAAGTGAGTCGTTTAAATGGACGTGGAATAAAGCTAATCGTAATTAGGAAATAAGTGATTGACCACCTACCTAAGGTGGGTCCGGAAAATTTTGATTGGTGGCGAGTAAGCGGGAAGTGAGCGGATGTTAAGTAAAGCTAATCGGTCAACAAATAACTCATTTTTGTGACCAAATAATGCTAATCGGTCATCTGCTCGAGTAGCAAAAGACAGAATAGCCTATTTTGTCCATAATCCGGGTAAAAAAGTAAGTGGTAAATCAGAAAATGTTATTATCACTCAGATATTTCCATGTGACAATAACTTAGTTGAACATTGAGAGACGGCCTATCACTTCCCGCTTACCGTGAACTGAGCGCTCACATATTCAGGCGCTTGTTGTGTGCGCGAACTGAAGCGCTCACATATTCGGATGCTTGTTGTGTGCGCGAACCGAGGCGCTCACATATTCAGGCGCTTGTTGTGTGCGCGAACTGGAGCGCTCACATATTCGGATGCTTGTTGTGTGCGCGAACCAGAGCGCTCACATATTCGGATGCTTGTTGTGTGCGCGAACTGGAGCGCTCACATATTCGAGCAATTGTTGTGTGCGCGAACGTAAGCGGGAAGTGAGCGGATGTTAAGTAAAGCTAATCGGTCAACAAATGACTGATTTCGTGACTGAGTAAAGCTAATCGGTCAACAAATAACTCATTTTTGTAACCAAATAAAGCTAATCTGTCATCTGCTCGAGTAGCAAAAGACAGATTAGCCTATTCTATCCAAAATCTGGATAAAAAAGTAAGTGGGAAATCAGAAAACGTTATTATCACTCAGATATTTCCATGTGACAATAACTTAGTTGAGCATTGAGAGACGGCCTATCACTTCCCGCTTACATGGCGAGGAGATATTTGTGATTCGCCACCTAATTTGATTGATGGCGAGGACGTATTTGTGCTTCGCCATCCAATTTGATTGATGGCGAAGAGATATAAGGGCTTCGCCACCCAATTGAGAATAAGTTGTCTAGCATGACACTGTGTCCGAAATCAACCTGTTCCTATACTTCCCACTTACCTCAACGTAAGCGGGAAGTGAGCGAACGTTAAATAAAGCTAATCGGTCACCAACTACCTAGTTTGATGACCGAATAGCCTAATTTGTAGTTTATTAAATGATCACACATTTCTCGCTTAGTTTCACGCTCACAACAACGGCTCCAATATGTGTGCGCCTATCATCACGCTCACAACAACTGCTCCAATGTGTGTGCGCTGGTACAGCAGAAGTGGGAAATGACGGTTCTTCACTTCCCACTTACTCTCATCAAGTTGAATGGCGGATGGAAACCAGGAAGTGAAAGGTGGTTATTTTTACTTAGATTTTCTGATATGACTTTAGTGGAAAAGGTCATACCAGCTTAAGTTTCATTTAGCGAGTAATCATCCTCTACACTTTTCCCTACTCATTCCCTTTCACCTTATACCGCAGCCACACCGCATCATGTTCCAAAGCTTGCACATCGATTAACTCAAACGCAATGGGTTTAATCTCCGACAAACCAGCTTTAGCGGTGAATAATGCCGGCATGTCAGGGTCTCCGTTAGCAAAAGCTCCCATCAAAATACTCACTTCATCAACCAAGCCTTCCGATAAGAAGGACCAGTTAATGACACCGCCAATCATCATGCGTTGAATATTAAATAACTCTGCTAATTTCCGTAAAGCCAAAGGCTTGTCAATCGCATTTTCCCCCGCAATAATATAGGAGATATTTAGTTGACGTAAAAAAGCTTTATAGGCGTTTGACACTTGATCGGTCAGGATTTCAATCACATGGGCATGGACCTTGCCGTAAAAGACGTCATTGGTTTCCCAACCCAATCGACCCCATGGATCCATCGAAATGTAATACATCGTCGCATCGTCAACCGCCACAAAATCACCTTCTGGCACTGGGGCAGCCTTTTCATTCACCGCCGGTGTACGATAGTGGGTAATGTTATCATCGGTCGAGGTCCGGCCGTTTAAATACCCATCAATATCAAAAACTTGCTGGTCAGGATATAAAGCCAAGGCTTGATACAACTCGCTGGTTCCTGTGAAACGCGGCACATCAACCGAATTAATTTTGCCATCTAAAGTCATTAAAGTATGGATTAATACATAAGGTTTCATTTAACACACAGCCCTTTCTTCTTTTAATAAATATCCCTGTAATATAAGGGATATTTATTGGGGTTAAACGGATTGTTTTGAAGCGCGAATAATCATGTCGCTAATCGTCACTTCGGCCGGGGTGTCGATGGCGTAAACAACGGCTTTAGCAATGTCTTGCGGTTTGATGCCGATTTCTTTTTGCATCTTATAAATCATTTGCGAATCTTCGGCATCGTTGATAGTTTGGTAAAGTTCGGTGTCTGTCGTTCCGGGCGAGATGATGGTTGACTTGATATTATTATCCTTTTGTTCTTGACGCAAACCTTCCATAATGGCACGCACCGCAAATTTCGTCCCGCAATAAACGGCTGAATTGGGATAGACCACATGACCTGCCACCGAGTCCGTCGCGATAATGTGACCCGATTGCTGTTCGACCATGGTTGGTAAAACGGCAGCGATACCGTGTAAAACCCCCATAATATTGGTGTCTAACATTTGTTGCCATTCATCAAGTTTGCGGTCAACCAGGGGCGCTGTTGGCATAATACCCGCATTGTTGAATAAAACATCAACGCGACCAAAGCGCTCTTTAGCTAGTTGAACAAGGTCTTCAAGATCTTCAAACTTGGTAACGTCGGTTTGTTGATAAACAACGTTAGCATCGGGGTATTTATTGGCGAGGTCGGCTAATTTATCCACACGTCTTGCCCCTAAAACAAGACGAGCGCCTTTTTCAATTAATAATTCAGCAGTCGCTGCTCCAATTCCACTGGAAGCACCTGTAATAATAACAACTTTATCGTTTAATTCCATTTATTTTTCCTCCACTGTAAGGTTTTTAATAACTCTGGCCGGGATACCACCGACGACCGAATAAGGTGGGACATCCTTATTGACGACACAACCAGCCGCAACGACCGACCCTTTGCCAATGGTTACACCTTTCAGAATCGTTGCATTGGCCCCAATCCACACATCCTCTTCAATGACAATAGGCGCCGGATGTAAATTCCCTCGTTTTGAGGGCTCAAGGTCATGGTCCAGAGTGGCTAACACAACTTGGTGCCCAATCAGAGCATTATTGCCAATTTTGATGCCACCTTGATCTTGCATATGCACACTGGCATTAATAAAAACATTTTCACCAAATTGAATGTTTTTACCAAAATCCATATAAAACGGTTGTCGAATTCGTGTGGACTCAGGGATGCTATAACCTAATATCCTCTCAACTTTTGCGCGCATTTCCTCATCGGTATGATAGCTGTTGTTCATTTCGGCTAATCGTTCTTGTGTTTGGATACTAACGGACTGCATCGTCGCTTCAAATTCATTACCGGCAATCAGTGCTTTTCCTGCATTGAGATGTTCTAATAATTCTTCTAACAAATCATCGCCTCCTTGTGATACTTTTATTGTAAAGGATGCGACGTATTATTTGAAATGGTTATATTGAATACATTATAATGACTAAAAGGAATAATACAAAAGAGGTGTTTTGATGGATACACGACTATTACGTTATTTTTTAGCCATTGCCCAAGAAGGAAACATGACCCGCGCCGCTCAAATCCTCCACGTGACACAGCCAACCCTTTCAAAACAAATCAATAAGCTGGAAGAAATTGTTGACGCAGAGTTATTTATTCGCTCGAGCCGCCAAATGACCTTAACCGAAGCCGGCCTGCAATTGCGCGATCGCGCCAAAGAAATTGTCGAGCTGACCGACAAAACCATTGCCGATTTGCGCCAAGACAAGCAAGAAATGAACGGGAAAGTCATTTTTGGATGTGCTGAAACCCAAGGCTTTCGCCAGTTGATCAAAACCTTTAGCCGTTTGAAGGCGACTCACCCCAAAATCACCTACGAAATCAACAGTGGTAACGCCATTGACATGCTCGCCCGCCTGGATAAAGGCCTGCTGGATTTTGTGCTCGTCGTTGGCAGCCCCAACCTCGAAAAATACCACACCCTTCAACTGAACTATACCGACCAATGGGGCATTTTACTCCGAAAAGACGACCCCTTAAATAAATATCACAGCATCACGCCCGAGATTTTGCGTGACCTCCCCTTAATCGTCTCTCAGCAAGCCTACTCTGCCAACGAGTTGTCCGGTTGGTTAGGGGACGACTTTGAAAATTGCGATGTTGTCGCTTCGTATAACCTAATTAACAACGCCGCCTTAATGGCCGCCGAAGGCTTTGGTTACGTCATGACACTCGCCAACATTGTTAACACAACGGGTGATAGCGATGTCGCTTTCTTACCCTTGAAACCAAACTTGCCCGCCAACTTATATCTAGTTTGGAAGAAAAACGCCTACCTCTCCCCCGCAGCCGAATTGTATTTGAAGACATTCCGTGAGATGGTGGGTTAGTGGTGTCGGGGGGTGGGGGGTTAGGAGGCTGGCCGTTGTCATTTAACACGCCTTTTAGCACAAATAATAAGTTTAAAGGCAATAAAGCGGGAAGTGAAGGCTCACTTCCCGCTTACTTTTGCTAAATATCTTTGGTAAAGGAAGATTGTATTGTTTTTTTGGGATCGCTTTAACTTCTGGGGGGTTAGAAGTACAAGTGTTTTCGCATCGCTTTAACTTCTGAGGACTTAGAAGTTAAAGTGTTTCTACATCGCTTTAACTTCTGAGGAGTTAGAAGTTAAAGTGTTTCTACATCGCTTTAACTTCTGAGGACTTAGAAGTACAAGTGTTTTCGCATCGCTTTAACTTCTGGGGGGTTAGAAGTTAAAGTGTTTCTACATCGCTTTAACTTCTGAGGGCCCAGAAGTACAAGTGCTTCCGCATCGATTTAACTTCTGGGGGGTTAGAAGTTAAAGTGTTTCTACATCGCTTTAACTTCTGAGGAGTTAGAAGTACCAGTGTTTCCGCATCGCTTTAACTTCTGGGGGGTTAGAAGTACAAGTGTTTCCGCATCGCTTTAACTTCTGAGGAGTTAGAAGTACCAGTGTTTCCGCATCGCTTTAACTTCTGGGGGGTTAGAAGTACAAGTGTTTCTACATCGCTTTAACTTCTGGGGGGTTAGAAGTTAAAGTGTTTGTACATCGCTTTAACTTCTGGGTAGTTAGAAGTACAAGTGTTTTCGCATCGCTTTAACTTCTGAAGAGTTAGAAGTACAAGTGTTGCCGCATCACTTTAACTTCTGAGGAGTTAGAAGTACATGTGTTGCCGCATCGCTTTAACTTCTAGGTAGTCAGAAGTACAAGTGCTTCCGCATCGCTTTAACTTCTGAGGAGTTAGAAGTACATGTGTACATTTTAAACTCAAACTATACTAATAGCCAATGCTGTATCCTTGCATACCTAGAAAGCTGAATGTCCAACCAAATACATATTGCTTACACACCGACAGGTCTGAGTCTGGGTGTGCAACCTAACTCAATTTGACTGCTACTTTAAGTAAATGTGAAGTGAACAGCTATTGAATACCTGAGGATAGAAAACAATTCTTATAGAGTTCAGTCATTTAGAACTCCATTTAACCTCTTTTCTTATCTGCTCACCTCATTTACCGTAAGCGGAAGTAAATGACCGGTGATTTGATAAGTCGTATCTTACAGTTTGATTTGCCGGCTTTCGATTTCTACTGAAAGCCGGCAACTGATATTGGCGGACGTCGATTGGTAAAGAAAGCCAGCAAGTGGGTTGAGCAAATGGAAGAGTGAATGACGAGCCCCCAATCCCCCGCCAAACAGCGTTTCATTTGGCGTTCACCCGTTAATCCCCCGCCAAACAGCGACTCATTTGGCGTTCGTCCCCGAACCCCCCGCCAAACAGCGACTCATTTGGCGTTCGCCCCGGTGGCAAGGAAGAACATAAGCTTCGCTGCCGTCAGCAGGAAGTGATAAGCCGTCTTTCAATGCTCATCTAAGCTATTGTCACAAGGAAATATCTGAGTGACAATAACGTTTTCTCATTTACCACTTACTTTTTGATCCAGATTTTGGACAGAGCAGAATAGGCTATTCTGTCTTTTCCTACTTGAAAAGACGACAGATTAGCTTTATTCAGTCACGAAAATGTGTCATTTGATGACCCATTAGCATTACTTAACGTCCGCTCACTTCCCGCTTACCATTTACCCGACTCATAAATCATTCACACAACAAAAAACCCCTGCGGCTTTCTCGCAAAAAGAAAGCCGCAGGGGTTCATAAATTAATTATTAGTTATTAGTTTTCTTGGGTGTTGTCAGTTTCAGTCTGGGTGTCAGTTTCTTTGTCAGTATTGTTTAAACGTTGACGAGTTCCAAAACCTAACATTCTACGTGGTGGTAAATCGAATAAGCTGTTGAAACGATCATTAAAGCGTTGGTGCATATCATTAAATTGATTCAACATACTATTATATTGTTCTTCATTTTCTTCAGTAACATCTACCCAACCGGTATCTTGACCATTAATGTTCATACGCATTTTGCGTGTCACGCGAGGTGTTGAACTACCGTTTTGAATATCAGCATTGGTAGCAGAAGCTACTTTATATTCAGCAATATCTTTATCCTCTAATGCATTAACATCTACTTGGAAAGATGCTCCATGTTTTTTCAAATATTCTAGACGATCCTTGTCCGTTAAATTGGCATATTCGACAATTTCCTCTTCATTCAAATGAGCCACTAATTGACCTTTTCCAAACTTTTCACTATTGACCTCAGCCTTTACAGTATAAGTGTTCATCATAAAAATCATCCCTTTAAAATTATCACCCTCATCGGGCTACATATATATAATAAACCATTAGTCAGAGAATGTCAAACCTTTTTTTGACTATTTTTGACTTTTATTTTATTTTCTCAATAAATACCTCTTTTGAAACACAAAAACAGCCTCTCTAACATAAAGAGGCTGCGATATTTATTCGTGTATTAATTTATATAAAATTTCATCTTGTTCAACAAGGGTTTCTTCAACCACTGTCATCTGATATTTATTGGCAATATTAGCAATGACTTTTGGAACGTCATTATTCTCATTGGGCATCATTAGAACATATAGTTGTTCCTTATCAACAGTATCCGGCAAATTAGTCAAACTATTGGTGATGATCGAAGGATAGATTTGATCAAAATAAGCCAAATCGTCGACCTCACGGGCGACTTTCCAATATTCATCCCCTAAAACCATGATGGCTTGGTCCTGACTATCTTCAACCAAGGATACTAAAGGCGGTTTATATAGAAATAAATACTCCGGCAAGGTCGTCATTAAACTATAGATTGAACCTGTCGCTAAGAGAAGCATCACACAGGAAGTTACTATTTTCTGATTCCTAATTAACCCGCGTAACCCGTAATACAGAATCACAACTAGACTTGCCACCAATATCGGATAAACTGAATAAATATAGCGCGGTGTCTGATAGTGCGATAATTGTTGAACCAAAAAAACGTAAGTAACTGCTGGAAAAGCTACAAGTACTAAGGAAGTCAAAAGACTGTGATATTTATTTTTATGAATAAATATCAGTAAAAAAGCACTTAAAATAATGGCAAAGAGCAGAACATACCGTAGGCGGATGTCTAAAAACAAATCGTGTTTGATAAAAACGACAAAGAGATTTTGGCGCGTGAGCTCAAGATTCTCCGCATTTTCAAGCACTTCAGTGCCACGGTTGGAATCAAAAAGATGCGTGAAAACGGCTGGAAAGGTCGCAAAAGCTGCTAAGACACCTGCTACGGCACTCATACCATAGGCAAACAAATCTTTGAATCGTTTTTGGAATAAGAAAATAAGACAGACGGTGGCTACCAGGAGAAAGGCGTAAACATAAAAATAATAATGTGTTAATCCGCCTAAATAAACTAATAGCGCAACACCCAGTAAAGCCCACTTTATATTTACCGATTTGTTCAAAAAATTAACTAATAAGTACAATAACGCTAATTGCCACAAAGTCACTAATTGGTACATCCTAATAAAAACAGCGCTCGAAAGTGCGCCTACACTCAAAGCCCAAAAAGCTGATCCAGCAAGGGATATCCACGGTTTTTTAGTTATCGTTTTTAATAGAAAGTATAAAAGCACGAAAATTAATATGTGCAAAACACCATTAATGGATAACCCAATCCATTTTGTAAATACACCAGGGAAGATTGACGAAACCGTATGAACAATAAAATAATACAAGGGAGGATGAACATCCTGCACTTGATTATAATAGACCGAATCATAAGCAAAGCGTGTTTCAATCGTCGGGCTCAAGTAATTCAAGTAATAGGATCCATCAAGCCATTGGTTATGGTCAAAGGGCATCGGTTGGTAATAAGAATTGGACAACCCATAAGTATAAAGTTCGTCAATATGATAGCCTTGTTTTAAATTAAAATAATAGAATAGTGTGGCGACGATTATGATAATAGTTCCTACAAAAGCTATTGGGAACCATCGTTTTGCGTGCATAAATATCCTTCTTTCAAGTAAAGTCTATTTATTATACACCTTTTTTGGGGGGATGGGTGTGGAAATAACCTAAAAAGCAACCCGCTAAGGAGCTGCTTTTCCCAAAAATTAAGCTTTTCTATATGGATTTTCTACTTCTGTAATTGCATGAACCTCGTCTACGGATAAGCCTTTTATCTCTTCAGATGTCACATACTTAGTAATGGGTTCAAATGTGCCATCCCAATAAGCCATGTCAAAAGCTGGAATAAATTGAGTCCGACCATCTTTCATTCTGGCTGCAATATCTTCTTTAACAGCTTGGAAATCTTCCGTTTCAAAGTCCCAAATAACCAAATATTGGTATTTATGCGGTTCTGATCCTAATTGGATATCTGATAATTTATAGTAGCGGCCACCTACATACCCAGGGATTCTTAATAAATCATGGAAATGTTGACCTACATACCAATCGATATACTCTTCTTCTTGACCTTCAGTGGGGTTACTTAATACCAACATGGAATATTTTTTCTTTTCTGCCATTTTTTACATTCTCCTTTATTTTCAATATCACTTTAAAAGCATTGTTATATGTTTAATGCTCTAATATTCTTTTCTGCAGGTGCATCTCTGACTTCATCGTAGGTTAGATAAGAAACATACACGCCTACAAAAGTTGTAATTGCCATCAAGTAAACTGACCAAGGTAACCCAAATGGCCATTGTATGTCTACAAACAACGGTAATAGCATACCTATAATATTACCTACTAAAGCAATAATCGCTGCAGCTAACATACCTGTTTTATTGGCTTTTTTCCATATTAATCCAATTAGAATTAGTGGAATATAGAGTGTCATAAACGTTGCCCAGCCTAATGAACCTAGAAGAGCAACCGTGTCACTACTAAACGCAGCTAATAGAATTGAAGCAACCCCAACGAATACAATCGCAACTCTCGATACTTTGATTTGTTTCTTTTCATCAAATTTAAAACCTAAGCATTGGAGTACATCTTTTGATAGTGCAGAAGCACCAATGGAAAGATACATACTTGCTGACGAGATAATCGCTGCTACCGCTGCTGTATACAAGAGAACTTGAATGAAGAATCCTAATTCTTCTCCTAAAACCCAAGTTGCGGTACTTGGATCAGCTAAAGGATCAATCCGACCTGACAGAACGAAAATAATGACTAGCCAACCCATTGCAATACCAAAGAACGATACAATCGCTTGC
This window of the Fundicoccus culcitae genome carries:
- a CDS encoding SDR family oxidoreductase translates to MKVLFIGANGKVGRQFADIMKDHPTINERAMIRNPEQQAFFDERGIETVLLDLSKVSVDDLAAVAAGMDAVIFSAGAGGKGLDKIFTVDLDGAVKAMEAAEKAGVKRFVMVSTFRTGRQEMDKQNDLRYYTIGKHYADEWLKTRTDLDWTIVHPGILTDEAGTGQVKVGMGNEIAEISRQDVARVLVAVLEHDSTIGKEFEVLAGDVAVDEAVQSV
- a CDS encoding RibD family protein: MKPYVLIHTLMTLDGKINSVDVPRFTGTSELYQALALYPDQQVFDIDGYLNGRTSTDDNITHYRTPAVNEKAAPVPEGDFVAVDDATMYYISMDPWGRLGWETNDVFYGKVHAHVIEILTDQVSNAYKAFLRQLNISYIIAGENAIDKPLALRKLAELFNIQRMMIGGVINWSFLSEGLVDEVSILMGAFANGDPDMPALFTAKAGLSEIKPIAFELIDVQALEHDAVWLRYKVKGNE
- a CDS encoding SDR family oxidoreductase, whose amino-acid sequence is MELNDKVVIITGASSGIGAATAELLIEKGARLVLGARRVDKLADLANKYPDANVVYQQTDVTKFEDLEDLVQLAKERFGRVDVLFNNAGIMPTAPLVDRKLDEWQQMLDTNIMGVLHGIAAVLPTMVEQQSGHIIATDSVAGHVVYPNSAVYCGTKFAVRAIMEGLRQEQKDNNIKSTIISPGTTDTELYQTINDAEDSQMIYKMQKEIGIKPQDIAKAVVYAIDTPAEVTISDMIIRASKQSV
- a CDS encoding DapH/DapD/GlmU-related protein, producing the protein MLEELLEHLNAGKALIAGNEFEATMQSVSIQTQERLAEMNNSYHTDEEMRAKVERILGYSIPESTRIRQPFYMDFGKNIQFGENVFINASVHMQDQGGIKIGNNALIGHQVVLATLDHDLEPSKRGNLHPAPIVIEEDVWIGANATILKGVTIGKGSVVAAGCVVNKDVPPYSVVGGIPARVIKNLTVEEK
- a CDS encoding LysR family transcriptional regulator, with product MDTRLLRYFLAIAQEGNMTRAAQILHVTQPTLSKQINKLEEIVDAELFIRSSRQMTLTEAGLQLRDRAKEIVELTDKTIADLRQDKQEMNGKVIFGCAETQGFRQLIKTFSRLKATHPKITYEINSGNAIDMLARLDKGLLDFVLVVGSPNLEKYHTLQLNYTDQWGILLRKDDPLNKYHSITPEILRDLPLIVSQQAYSANELSGWLGDDFENCDVVASYNLINNAALMAAEGFGYVMTLANIVNTTGDSDVAFLPLKPNLPANLYLVWKKNAYLSPAAELYLKTFREMVG
- a CDS encoding glycosyltransferase family 39 protein, translating into MHAKRWFPIAFVGTIIIIVATLFYYFNLKQGYHIDELYTYGLSNSYYQPMPFDHNQWLDGSYYLNYLSPTIETRFAYDSVYYNQVQDVHPPLYYFIVHTVSSIFPGVFTKWIGLSINGVLHILIFVLLYFLLKTITKKPWISLAGSAFWALSVGALSSAVFIRMYQLVTLWQLALLYLLVNFLNKSVNIKWALLGVALLVYLGGLTHYYFYVYAFLLVATVCLIFLFQKRFKDLFAYGMSAVAGVLAAFATFPAVFTHLFDSNRGTEVLENAENLELTRQNLFVVFIKHDLFLDIRLRYVLLFAIILSAFLLIFIHKNKYHSLLTSLVLVAFPAVTYVFLVQQLSHYQTPRYIYSVYPILVASLVVILYYGLRGLIRNQKIVTSCVMLLLATGSIYSLMTTLPEYLFLYKPPLVSLVEDSQDQAIMVLGDEYWKVAREVDDLAYFDQIYPSIITNSLTNLPDTVDKEQLYVLMMPNENNDVPKVIANIANKYQMTVVEETLVEQDEILYKLIHE